The genomic stretch TATATCCAGCCAGAACGCCGAGCGCCCCACCAAAGCCGCGATCCTGCACGGATTGCGCAGCCGCTGTCCCAATTGCGGCGAAGGCAAGCTGTTTGACCGCTATCTGCATGTGGCCGACACCTGCCCGCAATGCGGCGAGGCCTTGCATCATCACCGCGCCGATGACGGCCCGGCCTATCTGGTGATCCTTCTGGTCGCGCATATCATCGGCTTTGCGATCCATTTTATGTGGGTTGTCTGGCGGCCCGATCCTTGGGTGATGGCCACGGTCTTGTCGGTCGGTGCCGTGGCCTTGTCATTGGCCCTGCTGCCGCCGATGAAAGGGCTGATCGTCTCCATCCAGTGGTCGCGCCGGATGCATGGGTTCGGCCATCACAGATGACAGCTTTGCGTGACGCCGCCACGATCATCGTGCTGCGCGACGCAGAAACCCGCCCTGCCGTCCTGATGGGACAACGCGGCGCGTCAATGGCCTTTATGCCGGGCAAATTCGTGTTTCCGGGCGGGGCGGTTGACCCCAATGACAGCTGCATCCCCCTGCCCGACCTCGCACCGCGCGACCAGGCAAGATTGCAGGCCGACAGCAGCCTTGCCCCCGATTGCCTCGCCGCCGCCGCGATCCGCGAATTATGGGAAGAAACCGGCCAGATGCTGGGCGCCCCCGCCCCCTGGCCCGACCCACCCCAAGGCTGGCGCGGTTTCGCCGCCACCGGCCACCGGCCCAATGCGGCGGCGCTGCAATTCTTCTTTCGCGCGGTCACGCCGGTCGGTGCGCCACGCCGCTTCGATGCGCGGTTCTTTCTGGCCGATGCCACAGCCCTGGTCACCGATCCCGATGATTTCACCCGCGCCGAGGATGAGCTGGCCAATCTGCAATGGGTGGCGCTTGATCAGGCGCGCAGCTTTGATCTGCCCTTCATCACGCAGGTCGTGCTGGCCGAATTGGTCGGCTATATCGCGCGCGGCGGCGATCTGCCCGATGTGCCGTTTTTCCGCAATGACGACGAGGCCCATCTGGTCAGCCGCCTGGGCGGGCGATCCCCGCTTTAACGCGGCCACAAAGGATGCGGCACCGGATCCTTGGCGCGCCACAGATATTGCCGGAAAATCTGGCCGTAGGACCGGAACAGATAGCCGCCATTGCGGCGCAGGTAATGGGCCTTGCGCGCGCGGTAAACCGCAGGCAGCGCATACCAGGGCAGATGCGGATGCATGTGATGCACGACATGCAGGTTGTTGTTCAGAAACAGAAACGCCAGCGGCCCGCGATCCTCGATAATCACGCTGCGGCCACTGGCGCGGACATGGGCCTGATGTTCCAGGAACGTGCGCAGTTTCAGCAGCGACAGCCCCAGATAGGCGGCCAGCAGATAGGCCCAGAAAGGCATTGGTGACAGGGCCACCAGCCCCAGCACCGCCGCCATCACCGGCAGATGCAGCGCCCAGGCACGCCGGATCTCGGCCGTGCCCAGCCGGGCCTCGGTGATCAGGAAACTGATACTGCCGACCAGCGGCCCCAGCACCAGCCGCCCCGCCAGCCTGTTGTTCCACCCCAGTACGACCTGCACCGCAGCGGGCAACCGGTCCCAGATAGCGGGATCAAGATAATTGCTTTCGGGATCATCATAAGGGTCGGTGATCACCGCATCATGATGATGCGCGCGATGCGTCGTGGCAAAGCGGCTGTAAGGAATGACCAGCGTCAGCGGCGGCCAGACCAGCAGATCGTTCAACCATTGCACCTTGAACGGATGGCCATGGATCGCCTCATGCTGCAAAGAGGCATGCAGCGCGATCACAATCCCCGCCACGATCACCCCCAGCGGCAGCGGCACCAGCCAAAGTGCGGCCCCCCAGAGGGCATAAGACCCAAGGATCAGGCCAAGGGTGGGCCATTCGACGCGGAATAATGCTTTGATTTTCATAAGCATATTCTAGGTCACGCCAAGCTGGCCGGGAATGTCGTGACTGGTTCACAAAAATCAGATATCGTGATATAAATCACCAATGATGCATAAAATCGACAAACGCACCCGCGCCCGCCAATTCCGCGACCGGCTGATCAGCGCCATGGACCGCACCGGCATGACCCAGGCCGCCCTGGCGCGCCGGACCGGCGTTGACCGCTCGACCCTGTCGCAGCTCTTGAAAGACCAGGGCGCGCGGCTGCCCAATGCCCAGCTTGTCGCGGAATGCTCGGCCGCTCTTGGCGTCAGCGCGGATTGGCTGCTGGGGCTGTCGGATTTCCCCGAACAGGCCGCCGATCTGGTGGCCGCGGCCATTTCCATGCCCGAGGCATCCCGCGCCATGGTCGATGACCAGATCTTCGCCTGGCACCAAGAGGCGGCGGGCTACAAGATCCGCCATGTGCCATCGGGCCTACCCGATATGCTGAAAACCACCGCGATGCTGCGCTGGGAATATGCGCCCGCCGTGGGCAAGACGATCGACCAGGCAATCGGGGCCAGTGCGGACCGGCTCAACTGGATGCGGGGCGCGAAATCGGATTATGAAATCGCGCTGCCTTTGTCGGAACTCGACAGTTTCGCGCGCGGCCAAGGCTATTACAGCGGCCTGCCCGTCAGCATCCGGCAGGACCAGCTGCGCCGGTTCCGCGACCTGCATGACCAGCTTTACCCCGCGCTACGCCTGCATCTGTTTGACAAACGCGCGGTCTATTCCGCCCCGGTCACGGTCTTTGGGCCGCTTCTGGCAGTGATCTATCTGGGGCGCAATTACATCGCCTTTCGCGACACCGAACGGGTCACGGCGATCACAAGGCATTTCGACCTGCTGGTGCGCAGCGGCACGCTCGGCCAACGCGAGCTGGCCGCGCATTTCGATGCGCTGATCAGCCTTGCGGGACAGGCGGAACCCGCATCAGACGGTCCAGATCATAGCCGTTGAAGGCCAGAATCCGGCGCGCCGCGGCCAGCCGGTCGGCAGGGATCACCGGATCACGGTTCAAGATCCAGCCCGCCCTTCCATCCGGCGCGCCCAGCACGATTGTGCGGTAATCCTCATCCGCCCAAAGCACCCAAAGATCCGCCGCCGCGAAAGGCACCGCTGCAAAGCGCACCTGCAACCGGCCCGGCCCGGTGATCTCGGCCGTGCCCGCAATCGCCGCGCGGATACTGCCATCGCGATTGCGGCAGGTATTGCGCAGCGCAATCCGGCCATCCGGCAAGGCCGCATATTCCGCCGTCACCCCGACGCAGCCCGCCTCGAAAGGCACCGGATAGCGCGCCACCTCGTACCAAAGACCCAAGAAACGCTCAGGCGCGAAAACGGCCTTGGATGACAAAGGCACCGACAGGTCGCGGTAGACCTCGAACAACCCGCCGCGCGGCTCGCCCGGCTGCACCGCGCAGCCCGCCAACAAGACCGCCATCATCACGCTTTTCCGCATCACGGGCCCCCGGCTTCTTTTTTCCAAAAATACTCCTGCCAGAGGCATCCGGCCCCGTCAGGGACCGGATAAACAGCCTGTCAAAACGGCAGTGGATGCGCCTTATGCGCCGCCGCGATCGCCTGCGTCAGTTCATCTGTCAGCACAAGATCGCGCCCCGCAAGCAGATGCGCCAGCTGGTCTTTATTGGTCGCGCCGAAAATCGCCGAAACAGGGAAAGGCCGCGTCGCCTGCCAGGCCATCGCCATATGCACAGGGTCAACGCCGTGATCGCGCGCCAGATCCAGATAGACCTGCGTGACAGGCAAGCTGCGCGGTGTCATCCGCCCGCCCAAATTGCCATTGATCGCCAAACGGCTGCCTGCGGGCACATCATGCTGATACTTGCCCGTCAGCAGACCGCAGGCCAAAGGCGAATAGGACAAAAGCGTCACATCCTCATTCACCGCCATTTCGGCCATATCGGTATCATAAAGCCGAAACAGCAGCGAATATTCATTCTGCACCGAAACCATGCGCGGCAGACCGGCGGCTGTGGCCTGGTCGATCCATTTGGTCATGCCCCAGGCGCTTTCATTGCTCATGCCTATGGCGCGGATCTTGCCGGCCTTGACGCAATCATCCAGCGCCTCCAGCACATCAAGCATATGATCCATCGTCTGCTGACGGTCCTGCCCGGACGGATCATAGGCCCAGTTTTGGCGGAACGCATAGGACCCGCGTTCGGGCCAATGCATCTGGTAAAGATCGATCACATCGGTCTGCAACCGGCGCAGCGATTGCTCGACCGCTGTGCGGATGACGCTGCCGTCATAGCCGCGCCCCTCGCGCACCCAGCCGGGGTTATTGCCGGACACTTTGGTCGCGATCACCAGTTCCGACCGGCGGCCGGACTTGGCGATCCAGTCACCGACGATGGTTTCGGACAGGCCAACGGTTTCGGCGCGGATCGGGTTGACCGGATACATTTCCGCCGTATCCAGAAAATTGATCCCCGCATCCAGCGCCATATCGATCTGGTCATGCGCATCGGCATGGTCGGTCTGGTTGCCATAGGTCATGGTTCCAAGGCACCAATCAGTGACCATGATGTCACTGCGGCCCAGCGCGATCTTTTGCATGTCTTGATCCGTGCTTAGAAGCGGTAGACCAGGCCCAGACGGGTGGTCGTGGTATTCTCGGTATCGCCGTCGCGGATGAACGACCGGATGAATTCGCCGCGCAGCGCCATGCTGCCCTGCAGGTCCAATTCGCCGCCAAGCCCAAGGCTGACGCCGGTGTCAGTGGCATTGTCATAGACGAATTGATCAACACCCGCGGCACCAAATGCCGTCACAGTGCCGAAATCATACCGTGCCACACCGCGCAGGCGGCGGGTGTTGAAATCACCATTCGCCCCCAACGCCAGCCCCAATTCAGCCTCGGCCCCAAAAGCAAACGGCGCGCCGGTTGTGACCACACCGCCAAGAACGGTGATCAGAAAATCGGAACTGCCTTCATGCGGCAGCGCGTAATCCCCGCTCAGCGCGCCATATCCGTCAAGCGCATGCAAAGGATTGGCAAGGGTCAGGGCAGTAACAATGGCGGCGAGTGTTTTCATCGGTGGCGACCTTTTGTTGAAAATCGTAACTAGGATGATGTGTAAGCCCCAAGATGCTGCGGTGCAACAGATGTTGCGCATCTGGCATCTGCTGCGCGACATGGTTAGACAGGGGCGAAACTTTGCAAGGACGTCGCATGGCCCGCCATCTGATCACTTCCGCCATTCCCTATATCAATGGGATCAAGCATCTGGGCAATCTTGTCGGCAGCCAATTGCCGGCCGATCTTTACGCCCGCTACCTGCGCCAGCGCGGCCATGAGGTGCTGTTTTTATGCGCCACCGACGAACATGGCACACCGGCGGAACTGGCCGCTGCAAAGGCGGGTCAGCCTGTGGCCGCATATTGCGCCGAAATGCACGCCGTGCAGGCGCGGATCGCTGATGGCTTCGGTCTGTCCTTTGACCATTTCGGGCGGTCTTCCAGCCCGCAGAACCACCGCCTGACACAGGCCATGGCTGGCCGTCTGGCCGAAATGGGCCTGATCCGCGAAGTGACCGAAGATCAGGTCTATTCCGTCACCGATGGCCGCTTTCTGCCTGACCGTTATATCGAAGGCACCTGCCCAAATTGCGGTTTTGACTCCGCGCGCGGCGATCAATGCGACAATTGCACCAAACAGCTGGACCCGACCGATCTGATCAACCCCCGTTCCACCATTTCGGGGGCCACCGATCTGGAAGTGCGCACAACCAAGCACCTTTATCTGCGGCAATCCGAATTGAAAGGCGCTTTGGCCGCTTGGATCGACAGCAAGAAAGACTGGCCAATCCTGACGACATCCATTGCGAAAAAATGGCTCAATGACGGGGACGGTTTGCAGGATCGCGGCATCACGCGCGATCTGGACTGGGGTATTCCCGTGCGCAAAGGCGATCAGGACTGGCCCGGCATGGAAGGCAAGGTCTTCTATGTCTGGTTCGATGCCCCCATCGAATATATCGCCTGCGCGCAGGAATGGCAGGATGCGGGCAAAGGCCATGATTGGGAACGCTGGTGGCGCACCGACAAAGGTGCCGATGATGTCCGCTATACCCAATTCATGGGCAAGGATAACGTGCCGTTCCACACGCTGTCCTTCCCCGCCACCATCATGGGCACGCAGGAACCGTGGAAGCTTGTGGATTACATCAAATCCTTCAATTATCTCAATTATGACGGCGGCCAGTTCAGCACCTCGCGCGGGCGCGGCGTGTTCATGGATCAGGCGCTGGAAATTCTGCCATCCGATTACTGGCGCTGGTGGCTGTTGTCCCATGCGCCCGAAACATCCGATGCCGAATTCACTTGGGACGCGTTCCAGCAGGATGTGAACAAGGATCTGGCCGATGTCTTGGGCAATTTCGTCAGCCGGATCACCAAATTCTGCCGGTCCAAATTCGGCGAAACCATCCCCGAGGGCGGGCAGCACGGTGCAGCGGAAGAGGCGCTGATCGCCGCCCTGACCCAACGGTTGAGCGCCTATCAAGCCCATATGGACGCGATCGAGGTCCGCAAGGCTGCGGCAGAACTGCGCGCGATCTGGGTCTTGGGCAATGAATATCTGCAAGCCAATGCGCCCTGGACCACGATCAAGACCGATCCCGAAACAGCGGCCATGCAGGTGCGCCTGGGGCTGAACCTGATCCGCATCTATGCGGTGCTGTCCGCGCCGTTTATCCCCGATGCCAGCAAGGTCTTGTTGCATGCGATGCAGACCGATGATGATGCCTGGCCCGGCGATATGGGCGCAGCCCTGACCGCCCTGCCTGCGGGCCACGCCTTCACCGTGCCCGACAACCTGTTCCGCAAGATCACCGATGAGGAACGCGCGGCTTGGGCGGAACGTTTTGCAGGTATCCGGACATGATCATCGGCCATATCGGCGCGCGCGCGGGCAGCAAAGGTGTCCCGGGCAAGAATTTCCGCCTGCTGCATGGCAAACCGCTGATTGACTGGTCGCTGGACCAGCTCTTCGCCTGCGACCGGATCGACCGCGTCGTGGTCTCGACCGATTGCCCCCAGATCCACGCCCATGCCCTGGCGCGCGGCTGCCTTGATATTGGCCTGCGGCCTGCCCATCTGGCCACCGATACGGCGGCGAAATGGCATGTCTGGCAACATGCGCTGGCCGCGGTGGAAACCCAGACCGGACCGGCCAGCCTGTTTGTCGACCTTGATTGCACCTCGCCGCTGCGCCTGCCGCAGGATATCGAAGCGGGGCTGGACCTCTTCGCGCGCGACCAGCCCGATATGGTCATGTCCTGCGTGGAAAGCCGCAAGAATCCCTATTTCAACATCCTCGAAACCGACGCGACCGGCGCGCTGCATGTGTCCAAACCCCTGCCGGGCGGCGTCGTCGCGCGCCAGCAAGCGCCACAGGTCTATGACCATGTCGGATTGGTCTATGTGCTGCGCCCCGATTATCTGCGCCGCGCCAAAGGCCTGTTCGAGGGCCGTGTCATCCCGCTGGTCCTGCCGGTCGAGCGCGGGCTGGATGTGGATAGCCCGTTCGACTGGGAGATCATCGAATTCCTGATGGGCCGGCAGATCGCACAGGGGCTGCGGGGGTGAAGGGCCTGTGCATCTTTCGAGCCTAAATATCCCCGTCGGAGACTGCGGCGCAGCCGCAACAGGGGCGCCGCCCCTGACCCCGCGAGTATTTTTGGAAAAAAGAAATATGCGGGACAGAAAACCCCCGCAGCGCGCGATTAGCGCCAGCCCTGCCAGGGCCAGAGCGCGGCCTGTTTTGCCGCGAAACTGCGGGTCAATGCCTCGCGGTCATATTCGGTCTTGATCCAATCCGCGATGCCGATCGGGGCCTCGGCAGCCCGCGCCGCATAGACATCAAGAAAATGGTCCAGGATGCCGGTGCTGGTCCGGCGGATATGCACATAGCGAAAGGATAATTGCCGCCGCGCGGTTGCGATATCGGCCCCTTCATGGTCCATCAGATAGATCGCGGCGGCCAGCCCGGTCCGGTCGGCGCCGGATTTGCAATGCATCAGGAACGGGCGTTCCATCGTCGCGAAAGCGTCCAGCAGGGCCAGCAATTCATCCCGGCCCGGGGCGCGGCGTGCGGCCATCTGCACATTGACCAGCTGCAGCCCGAGCTGGTCGCAGCTTTCGATCTCGAACAGGTGATGCGGCTGGCGCGCCGCGCCGCGCAGGTTTAGCACGGTCTTGATCCCCATCTGTGCATAGGCGGCAAACCGGCTGTGATTGGGATGGTTCGACCGGTAAACCCCCGGCGCCACCTGATCGAAATTATGCCAGCGCCGCCGCAGGATGCCGTGATCGAGCCAGTCAAGATGCCATTGCGACCGCCGCCGTTCTGCCGGATCGGTGATATCATGGCCAAAAGACATGCGGAACGCCTGTTCCTTTTGTTCAAGCATCTGCTGCAATTTGCGAAACATGCGGGCCCTTGGTCGCTGTGGTGGCCGTGACTTGGACCATGTGCGCGCGCAATGCAATCCCAGGCATGAATTGCCCCGCCATCCGAAACCGCCTAAAAGGCAGCAGAAACACGAACCGGAGATATCCATGCAGATTGCAGGCCGCCAGATCGGACCCGAGCACCCGCCCCTTGTGATCGCCGAAATCGGCATCAATCACGGCGGCGATCTGGCCGTTGCCAAGCAGATGGTGCGCCTTGCCGCCCTGTCCGGCTGCGAGATGGTCAAGCACCAGACCCATATCATCGCCGATGAGATGACCGAGGAAGCCAAGCAGATCTTTCCACCCAATGCCGATGTCTCGATCTGGGATGTGATGGAAGCCTGTGCGCTGTCGCTGGACGAGGAAGCCGAGCTGAAACGCTATACCGAAAGTCTGGGCATGATCTGGATTTCGACGCCTTTTTCACGCGCGGCCGCGGATTTTCTGGCGACGCTGGACGTGCCCGCCTTCAAGATCGGATCGGGCGAGGCTGACAATCTGCCGCTGATCCGCCATATCGCGCGGATGGGCAAACCTGTCATCATGTCGACGGGCATGCAGAGCATCGAGAGCATCCGCGCATCCGTCGCCATTCTGGATGATGCAGGCATTGAATATGCGCTGCTGGAATGCACCAATCTTTATCCGTCCCCGCCCGAGATCGTGTCGCTGCAAGGGGTGACCGAGCTGAAAAACGCCTTTCCCCGCGCGGTGATCGGGTTTTCGGACCATTCGATCGGGCCGGATATGGCGCTGGCTTCGGTGGCGCTGGGGGCCTCGATCCTGGAACGGCATTACACCGACAGCCGCTATCGCAAAGGGCCCGATATCATCAATTCGATGGACCCGGCCGAATTACGCTATCTGATCGACCGGTCGCGCGAGATCCATACCGCCCTGCGCAATCCCAAAGAGCGCACAGCCGCCGAAGAAGACGTCTATCGTTTCGCGCGCGCCTCGGTGGTGGCGGACCGCGACCTGCCCGCAGGCCATATCATCACCGAGACCGATATCTGGGCGCGCCGCCCGGGGTCTGGCGAGATTGCGGGCTATGATTTCGACAAGGTGCTGGGCCGCAAAACCACGCGCCCCCTGCCCCGCAACACGCAGCTGAAATGGTCTGATCTGGATGGCTGAACTGACCCGCGCCGATCTGGGCATCTGGCTGATCAATCTGGACCGCGACAGGGCCAGACTGGCCGCGATGCACCAGCAGCTGGACGCGATGGGGTTGGCCTATACCCGCTTTGCCGCAATCGACGGGACAGCCCAGGCCGATACGCTGATGCCGCGTGTCGATGCCGCTGCTTATGCGCGCAATATGGGGCAAGCGGTCTCGGCCGGGCATATGGGCTGTTATGCCAGCCATGTTGCGGTCTGGGAGCAGGTGGCGCAGGCGCCGCAGCCTGTCGCGCTGATCCTCGAAGATGACGTGGTGTTTCACGATGATTTTCTGGAAAGCCTCGATGCCGCGCTGGCGGGGGCTGCGGCCTGGGATACGCTGCGGTTCAATTGCATCCGCGCGAAATGGCCGGTTTGTCAGGGGCATCTGGGGCGATACCGGCTGAATGCCTATATCGGCCCCTTTACCGGCAATGCCACCTATCTGGTCAAACGCGATGTGGCGGGGCGGCTGGCAGCCGGGTTCTGGCCGCAGACCCGCGCGCATGACCACGAGATGAACCGGTTTTTCCACCATGATTTCCGCCAGTTCGGGCTAGAGCCGTTTTCATCGCATGTCGATGATGGCGGCGTCAGCACGATCACCGGCACGGGGTTCGACCGGGTGCGCAAATTTCCTTGGTACCGGCGGCTGCCGCATTACCGGCTGAAGGCGGCGAATTATTTTCGCAGGGCCTGGTGGCTGGCGCGCAATGGGTTTTTGCGGCGGCGGCTAGGCTAACGCAAATCGGGCGATGGCAAAACCAGCATGATATCACCGCCATGCCGATTATAGGCGCGAATGAAGTGTTTCGTTTTTGTCATGTGACGGACAAAAGTAGCCGCCGTTCGCAAGCCTTCAAATCTGCCGACGGGCGCCACCACATTTTGTGCCAGATCGGGATAATGTTGCAACAAGAAGCGGCGTGTTATCTCTCGATAACGGACCGGCACCTTTGCCCCTTTGGGTGACCAAGGCTTGGACGCGCCGATAAAATGCACAATCTGGGTATCGACATAGGCTTCAAACAAGGGGCGCACAACGACCCATTGCCAATTCCATGCAGGATGCAGCATCGCCCACGAGTCTTGCAGCACCATGTTGAGCAGGGTCTGATCCAATTCGAGCACTGATCCGGCGTGTTTCTGCGCGGCGGCGATGCAGCGGGAGCGGATATCTTGCGCGCGGAAGGCGGCGCAATCAATCAACAAAACGCCCGCGTTAAAATAGCTGCCATTCATGCCAGTCGCGGCCTGATCCTTGGTCGGACGGCGGGGGTATTTCCATTTCGTTGTATCCAGACAGGCACCCAGCACCCGCCCGCCAAGGTCCAGCGAAAAGACATCCGAAATCGCAGTGCCGACGACGAAAACATCGCTGTCGATATACAAGATACGGTCGTAATCTGCGGCGAATGCCTCTGGCAGGGCAAGGCGCATATAGGTTGCGAGCGACAACCGCTCCGTGACCGGCATCCCGTCAAAGGCATCCCCGACATCGATCTGGCACAGCCTGATGTCATGCGCGCGCAGCTCGGCGGGCAGATCGAGGAGGTCAAGCGATGCGATGCAGATGTCATAGTCGCGCAATGGGTTGTTGCGCAGCAAGGTGTGTATTGCCAGCGAAGCGAAAGGCAAATATGCTTTGTCAGTGCAAAAGATCACGCTTTGCCTGAACTTTTGCGGGCGGTTTTCCGCCTTGATTGTAATCGTCACACAGCACCACTAAACCTAAAGACGAGTATCCAGTACCAACACACCCCAAGAGATGCAAATGGTCTTTTCTTGCGGCGTTACTTTTTTCACTGGCTGAAGCAGCGCTCAGATCGCTGCCACGGCCCGAGAGTCAATAGTACGGCCGGGAAGAGCAACATCCATGAAGCAGATCGAAGGCTGGAAAGTCCGGCGCGAATTGCGGCGGCTGCGGCGACAAGTGACGACGCTGCCCGAGACGCTGGTTGGATATCTTGATCTGCTGCTGGCACCAGCCCGTCGTCGTCAGCATCAGGCCAACTTTGCCAATCGTGTGCAGATGCATGACGGGGCCTGTCCAGCGCGGACACAGGTTGCAATCTATCTGATCTATCAGCCACAGGGCCTGTGCCCCAGCAGTCTGGCGCTGTGTCGTGATCTGGTCGCCGGTGGTTTTGCCCCATTCGTGGTTCTGAATGCGCCGCTGTCAGATGCGGACCGCAGCGCCTTGCAGGCCCATACATGGAAAATCATGCAACGGCCGAATTTCGGCTATGATTTCGGCGGCTATCAGGATGCGTTGTTCAGCCTGCGCCAAATAATGCCTGATGCCGAGGCCGTGATCATCATGAATGACAGTATCTGGCTGAAACTGGATCAAGCCCTGATCGCAAGGCTGCAAAACAACCCCGCCGCGGTTGTCGGTCTTGTTCAGGAAAGCAAGCTCCGGACTGATCCACAGGATAATCTGTCGGTGGATTTGCAAAATATCCAGTCATATTTCTATTTCATCCATCGCGGATTTTGGCAGCATTCGGATTTCTGGCGATTTTGGCAAGCTTACAAGATGGTCAGCAATAAAAAGCGGACAATAAAAGCCGGTGAAATCGGCTTTACCAAAAACCTTGTCAGGAATGCCATTCCGCATCAGGCTTTGATTTCCAAAACGCAGTTTCTGGAGCTTATCAAAACCAAGGATGGCGCTTATCTGGGGTTTGTATTGCGATATGCGGTCTATACCAATCCCCATCTGGCCGCCGACCGCGATGCGCTGCTTGCACGCCACGACCCGTCAGATGCGTGGCACGAGGCCGCACAGGCGCATATCCGCCAGACTTTGATCCAGGAACCGCTGAACGGATCATTCTGGGTGGCCGCTTGCGATATGTTCGGTGTCACCGTGATCAAAAAGAACAAGGACGCCCTGCCCGAACAGATGCGCAAGGCTTTCCTGGCGGCCCATCAAGACGGTGCAATCATGCTCGCCCCAGAAATTGCCACCGAGATTGCCGCCAGCCTGCGCCGTGACTGATCGTCTAGGTATTAAACAGGAAATGCAGCACATCCCCGTCCTTTACAATATAGGTCTTGCCTTCGGCGCGCATCTTGCCGGCCTCTTTGGCGGGTTGTTCGCCGCCTAAGCCGACAAAATCATCATAGGCGATGGTTTCCGCGCGGATGAAACCACGCTCAAAATCGCCGTGGATCACGCCGGCAGCTTGTGGCGCGGATGTGCCTGCCTTGATCGTCCAGGCGCGGGCCTCTTTCGGGCCAACGGTGAAATAGGTTTGCAGGTGCAAAAGCGCGTAACCCGCGCGGATCAACCGGTCCAGCCCCGGTTCCTCCAGCCCCATTTCGTCAAGAAACATGGTGGCTTCTTCGGCCTCCAGCTGGCTGATCTCTTCCTCGATCCGGGCAGAGATCACGACGGATGAATTCCCCTCGGCGGCGGCCATTGCGGCCACGCGCGCGGATTGGCTATTGCCGGAACCGGCGCTGTTTTCTTCGACATTGCAGACATAAAGCACGGGTTTGGTGGTCAGCAGCTGCAGCATCCGCCAGGCTTTGGCATCCTCGGCATCCACGGCGACGCTGCGCGCGGGCTTGCCGTCTTCGAGCGCCTTTTGCGCGGCCTCCAGCAGGCGGACCTGTTGCACGGCATCCTTGTCGCCGCCCTTGACCTTGCGGGTCAGGTTCGCCAGCCGCTTTTCGATGCTTTCCAGATCGGCCAGCATCAATTCGGTTTCAATCGTGGCGGCATCCTCGACCGGATCGACGCGGCCTTCGACATGGGTGATATCGTCATCTTCGAAACAGCGCAGCACATGGGCGATGGCGTCGCATTCGCGGATATTGGCCAGAAACTGGTTGCCCAGCCCCTCGCCCTTGGAGGCCCCTTTCACAAGGCCCGCGATATCGACAAAGGTCATCCGGGTCGGGATGATCTGTTTCGATCCGGCAATCGCCGCCAGCTTGTCCAGCCGCGCATCGGGCACGGCCACGTCGCCCACATTGGGTTCGATGGTGCAGAAGGGAAAATTCGCGGCCTGTGCGGCGGCGGTTTTCGTCAACGCGTTGAACAGGGTCGATTTGCCGACATTCGGCAGACCGACGATACCCATTTTGAAACCCATGCCCGTCTCTCCTTTGATCCTTGCGCGCTTCTAGGGGGCGCTGGGGCCTGACGCAAGCCTTGCCCAGCAGGCATTGATTTCCCGCGCCCTATCGCGCAGGAAGGGGCGATTGCAAACGGGGACGGATATGAGCAGAATCGACGCAAAATTCGCGCAATTGCGCACAGAGGGCCGCAAAGCCTTTGTTGCTTATGTGATGGCGGGCGATCCCGATTACGCCAAAGGGCTGGAAATCGTCAAAGGCCTGCCCGCCGCCGGT from Yoonia vestfoldensis encodes the following:
- a CDS encoding glycosyltransferase family 8 protein encodes the protein MTITIKAENRPQKFRQSVIFCTDKAYLPFASLAIHTLLRNNPLRDYDICIASLDLLDLPAELRAHDIRLCQIDVGDAFDGMPVTERLSLATYMRLALPEAFAADYDRILYIDSDVFVVGTAISDVFSLDLGGRVLGACLDTTKWKYPRRPTKDQAATGMNGSYFNAGVLLIDCAAFRAQDIRSRCIAAAQKHAGSVLELDQTLLNMVLQDSWAMLHPAWNWQWVVVRPLFEAYVDTQIVHFIGASKPWSPKGAKVPVRYREITRRFLLQHYPDLAQNVVAPVGRFEGLRTAATFVRHMTKTKHFIRAYNRHGGDIMLVLPSPDLR
- a CDS encoding rhamnan synthesis F family protein; translated protein: MKQIEGWKVRRELRRLRRQVTTLPETLVGYLDLLLAPARRRQHQANFANRVQMHDGACPARTQVAIYLIYQPQGLCPSSLALCRDLVAGGFAPFVVLNAPLSDADRSALQAHTWKIMQRPNFGYDFGGYQDALFSLRQIMPDAEAVIIMNDSIWLKLDQALIARLQNNPAAVVGLVQESKLRTDPQDNLSVDLQNIQSYFYFIHRGFWQHSDFWRFWQAYKMVSNKKRTIKAGEIGFTKNLVRNAIPHQALISKTQFLELIKTKDGAYLGFVLRYAVYTNPHLAADRDALLARHDPSDAWHEAAQAHIRQTLIQEPLNGSFWVAACDMFGVTVIKKNKDALPEQMRKAFLAAHQDGAIMLAPEIATEIAASLRRD
- the ychF gene encoding redox-regulated ATPase YchF; amino-acid sequence: MGFKMGIVGLPNVGKSTLFNALTKTAAAQAANFPFCTIEPNVGDVAVPDARLDKLAAIAGSKQIIPTRMTFVDIAGLVKGASKGEGLGNQFLANIRECDAIAHVLRCFEDDDITHVEGRVDPVEDAATIETELMLADLESIEKRLANLTRKVKGGDKDAVQQVRLLEAAQKALEDGKPARSVAVDAEDAKAWRMLQLLTTKPVLYVCNVEENSAGSGNSQSARVAAMAAAEGNSSVVISARIEEEISQLEAEEATMFLDEMGLEEPGLDRLIRAGYALLHLQTYFTVGPKEARAWTIKAGTSAPQAAGVIHGDFERGFIRAETIAYDDFVGLGGEQPAKEAGKMRAEGKTYIVKDGDVLHFLFNT